TCACCCCAAGGTGATGAACACCGGCCATCACTCCCACAACGTCGGCGATGGTATCCTGGCCGCCCAGCTCGTGCAGGTGGATGGCTTTCCCCGAACCGTGGGCGCTTCCTTCCGCCTTGCCAAGTGATTCGAGCACGCCTGCGCTTCGGGACCTGACCTCATCCGGAAGGTGGGCCTCCCGAACCAGTGTGATCATCTCCTCCAAGGATCGGCGGGCAGGGCCGCTCTCAATGATTACTTCACACCGTTTTCCGGCCAGTCCGCCACGTAATACGTCACTGATATCGTAACGGATCTCACCCGGGATGACGGCCTCGACGGCAGCCTCCATGACTCCGGAGGGCAGCCCCAATGAAAGGAGCCCACCTAAGAACATGTCTCCGGAAATACCGCTGAACGGGTCTATGTAGAGGATCCTGTCGTCAGACATGTCTTTCATCAGGTTCCGGATTCCTTTCCAGCTTTGCCCGGGATTGCCGCGTCACTCTCGTCTCCCTCGCTACCTCGAATCCCCGGCGCCGAGGATAAAATGGGCCGCCACCGCGGCTCCATACCCGTTGTCGATATTAACCACAGTAAGGCCGCAGGCACAGGAGGAAAGCATGGTCAACAGAGGTGTTATCCCGCCAAAGGACGCACCGTATCCAATGCTGGTGGGAACCCCGATGACGGGAACCGAGACAAGCCCGGCAACCACCGACGGCAGGGCTCCTTCCATTCCCGCGACAGCCACGATCACCCCCGCTTCTTCCATCTCTTTTCTGAAGGATGCCAGCCGATGGAGACCGGACACACCCACATCGTAGGCCCGGATCACCCCCCTGCCGAGAAAGGATACAGTCCGTGCGGCCTCCTCCGCTACGGGAAGATCCGATGTTCCCGCGGCAATGACCATGATGGGGGAGCTATCCTGCCCGGGGAGGGAACCGCAAATGAGAGTTCTGGACATGGCATCGTGAACGGCGTCCGGCCATCTGGCCAGGACCTTTTCCGCCGCCTCACCCGAGATCCGCGTCACCAGAACAGGAGAGCCGGATTCGACCATTTTCTCCACAATGCCCCCGATCTGATCCGGTGTTTTTCCCTCGCCGTATACCGTTTCGGGAATACCTCTGCGCACCTGCCGCTGGGTATCGATGGTTGCATAGCCCAGACAGGCCGACGGAAAGTCGACGAGAGCATCTAACGCCGAGTCGGGGGCCATATCCCCGGACGAAACCTTCTTCAGCAGTTCCAGAAGCTCTTTTCGGCTCATTACGTCCTCATCCAAAGTTCCTGGGGGCTGGAGTCCAGAGTACTTCCATACCTCGATACTTCAATAACCACGCCCCAACCGCCACCCGGCGGCCTGGACGGTGTTCGCCATGAGCATAGCGCGGGTCATGGGGCCGACCCCCCCGGGAACGGGGGTATACCAGCCGGCGGCCTCTACAGCGTCCGGCGACACGTCACCGACCAGGGTGTACCCCTTTTTTTCGAAGTCCCTAACCCGCCCCGGGTCCTTCATGAGAATCTCCGGGGCATTCTCCCTGAGAACCTGGTTCATGCCGACGTCAATAACGGCGGCCCCTTCCCTGATCCAGTCCTTTTTTACCATCAGGGGCCTTCCCACCGCCGCCACCAGGATATCCGCCTTCCTGGCTATCTCATCCAGATCCGGCGTCCGTGAGTGACACATGGTTACGGTCGCGTGGCGGTGAAGCAGGAGCAGCGCCATGGGTTTTCCGACGATGTCGCTTCTGCCGATAACTACCGCCCGCTTGCCGGCAGGATCCACCCCGGCCTCGTCGAGCATTCGCATCACCCCGGCCGGCGTGCAGGATTTAAGTACCGCGGAATCGCCGCGGACCATGCGGCCCACGTTAACGGGATGAAACCCGTCCACATCCTTGGCCGGATCGATCCTGTCAAGGACGGAATTGGTATCCATGCCATCCGGAAGAGGGAGCTGAACGAGAAGGCCGTCCACCTGACTGTCACCGTTGAGGCTGTCTATCAGATCGAGAACCTCTCCCGTAGCGGCATGCTCCGGCAGACGGTGGGAAAAGGACCTGATACAGCAGATGCCGCAGTCCTTGACCTTCATGCGAACGTAGACAGCCGATGCCGGGTTCTCACCCACAAGGACCACCGCCAGGCCGGGGGGGCGCCCGGCGGACGCGGTGAACCTGTCAGCCTCCACCTTTACTTCTGCCAGAACTCTGGCTGCAATCTCCTTCCCATTGATGATTCTCGCTTTAGCCATGGATGCCACCTCTTGTTAACGTGTTAAAAATACATTTACCTATATTTTTATAACAGCGCCCTTGAGTGTCCTTACCTGCAGGTCCCCCGAATCTAAAAAAAACTCCACGCTTCGTCCATAGTCCCCCCCGATATCCTCGGACAGAATCTTTATACCATAGAATCTGAGCGTTTTTCGCGCGGACAGGGCATTCCTGGCCCCGATCCTTCTGGTGATACTCCCTGGGAACATCTCCGCTCCCCCGGCCAGCTTTGCCACAAGGTCCTGCGATCTAATCCCCTTCTCCTTCATTCCCCTGAGCATTGCCGACACGGCAGTGTCTGCGTATTTCCCGGGTTTGAGGGGATCAACACGATCAAAGGCCACGGGGAGCATCACATGGGCCATGGACCCTATCCGGTTGTTTTTGCTGTAAAGCGCAATTGCCAGGCACGAACCAAGACCATAGGTAATAATTCTTGCGGGGTCGCGCTTGATAGCATACTCGGAGACACCAACGGCAAACGAAACCATCACCCGAACCCGCCCCGGCCGGGGGAGTTTTTTTTCATTCACCGCTTCCATGGGAGGACCTATCCAACTTCACCAACCTTTTTCCCGCCTTGAGAAAAAGATCCAGCCCCCCCGGATCCGGAATGATTACCACTTTCACCAGGGGGTTTTCGGAGCTGTCCTCCATACTCGATGAAAGGGCAATTATCCTGTCTGAGGTGGACCCTATGTCCGCCAGGATAGCGTCCAGAAGCGCCCCCGCCATATCTCTGGCAATAATGGGGGGAAGGTTGAGGATGATTTGCCCCGAGAGGCGGGAAAGGATCGTCAGAAACACTCCCGACAGGATATTGCCGATTTCCCTGAATGCCGAGTCCACCAGTTCCCTGTTCTCCACACCCCCTTGGGGGAACAGGATCCTGTTCAGTTCTCCGGCCCCATCATCCGGAAACAGCAGCAGCATATTCCCCTGTATATCCCCACGAAAAGGGATAAGCACCCCCACCGCGGAGACATTCATCTCCCCAAACAGGGATGACATTTCTTCCGGGGGAAGGACGTGCAGATCAGGAACCGACAATGTAACGCCGATGTCCATCAATTTTGACAGGGTGCCGGCTGCCTGAGCGACGGCTATGGAACATATTTCCCTGATTGTGCTGATCTCCCTTCGGGTAAGGGAGGAAAGGCTATCTATGTTATCGCTCATCTCTAGAGAAGATTGCCGAGATCAAGGACGGGAACGATTTTCCCGCTGCCCAGAACAGTCATTCCGGAATATCCCACAAGACGTTCAAGAGGGTAACAGAGCGGTTTAACGACGATATCCGCCTGTCCTGACACCCCGTCCACCGCAATCCCGACCATCCTGTTGGTAACCTCCACCACGACCACGGTGAGGAGTCCATTGTCATCCGGAGGACCGGGAAGGGACAGCATCTTCCTGAGAAAGTGGAGCGGGACGAGATCTTCATCAAGAGTAATATAAAAGCGGCCCTGGCTCTCCTTAACATCCTCCCCTGCGACCCTTGTGGTGCGGACCACCCTGGTAATAGGTATTGCAAAGATATGCTCCCGGGCCTGGATCAGAAGCATCTTTACAATGGCGACAGTCAGGGGAAGCTTGAGTGTGAATCTGCTCCCTGTTCCGCTGTTGCTCTCAATGGCAAGGGTACCCCCGAGGGATTCAACCACAGCCTGGACAACATCCATTCCAACGCCGCGGCCTGACACATCCGTCACTTTGTCGGCCGTAGAGAAACCAGGCCGGCAGATAAGCATTATCGCGTCCTCCTCGCTCATCACCCTGGCCTGCTCCTCTGAGATGATCCCCTTCTGGATAGCCTTGGCGCTTATCTTTTTCAGGTTCATACCCCGGCCATCGTCCACTATATTAACGTAGACCATATCCCTTTCACGCGAGATGCTTATGGTTATGTTTCCCACCTTGGGCTTCCCGGCTCTTTCTCGTTCCCCGGCGTCCTCGATACCGTGGTCCACCGCGTTTCTCAGGATATGGACCAGCGGATCACCGAGCTCTTCCAAAATAGCCCTGTCCAACTCGATCTGGGCTCCCTCGATCACAAGGGAGATCTCCTTGCCCTCTTTCCTCCCCAGATCCCTCACCACCCTGGGAAGCCTTTTGGTCACGGACTCCATGGGATCCATACGCACCTTCATCACCTCACCATGAAGGGTACCGACAAGATGATCCAGTCTCGTCAACACCTGGTCGGTCATGGTGGACCCGGATTCCTTTGACAGTTCCCTGAGCCTGCTTTTGGTTACAATGAGTTCGCCCACCAGGTTAATGAATGTGTCGAGAAGTTGAGTGTTTATCCTGACAGACTTGGATGCCGCCGGCGCCGGGGCGCTATATCTGGTTTTAGGGGGAACAGATTCAGTGACCGCTGGAGCGGGCTTGGGCTTTTTCCCCGATTTCAGGGAACTGGCGGTAAATTCCCCCATTTCCGTGGAATTCTTCAGGAGTTTCTCAACGGCCGGCCTGTCAGTCCCGGTTACAACCATGGATACCTCGCCCGAATAACCTCCCGCTTTAATCTCATCGAGCGATGGGGAAACCGAAACTATCTCCCCCAGTTTACCTAGTCTCTTTATGGCCAGGTAGGCTCGAACCGCCGGGACAGGGCTCGTATCGGATATTCGGAAAACGATGGTGAGCTCCTCTTCCATGGCCTGTGGCGCGGGTTCAGCGGAAGATGTCCCTTCTGCAGCCGGAACAGGCTCGGAGAGCTTTTCAGGACCTTTGTCGGACTCCTCCGGGAGACGGGCGTCAATAATTTTCTGGATATCGTTCAGGTAGCCGGTTGTATCGAGATCATCGGCCGAAGAATCATCCTCGACGGCTTTTACCATCCCATCGAGGAAGTCAATGCCCTGAAAGAGAATATCAACAACGGGCGGTGAGATCCGGGCGCTGCCCTGCCGAAAGATGTCCATCATGTCCTCAAGGCGATGGCTCAGACCGGCAATGGCGCTATACCCCATTGAAGCGGACATCCCCTTTACCGAGTGGGCATGACGAAACAGTTCGTTAATGCTCTCGGTATTTTCAACATCCTTTTCCAACACCAGGATACAGTCGTTGATGCCCTGGATGTGTTCCCTTGCCTCCGAGATAAAGAGGTCCTTGTATTTGGACATATCCATGCTGTCTAACGGTCCTCCTGAAAATTCAGGGTCCAGGGTCTAGTATCCATGTTTCAGATTCCTTCCCGACTTTGCCCGGGATTGCCGCGTCACTCTCGGCGCCCTCGATGTTCCTCGCAATGACCTTTGGGTCACCTCAAACCCCAAACCTCGGCACCTCGATACTTCGAGACATTTCTTAAGAGGGAAACTCTCTGGCTTCCGTAAGAATTCTGACGACCACGTCGAGAACCTTCTCGGGCTGAAACGGTTTTACGATGAAATCCTTGGCCCCGGAATCCAGAGCTTCCATGACAAGGCTATCCTGTCCCAACGCACTGCACATGATGATCCTGGCATCCTCGTCGATTTTGATGATCTCCTTCAGAGCTTCGATGCCCGTCATCTCGGGCATGACGATATCCATGGTGACAACATCAGGCCGGAATTCCTTGTATTTTTCCACCGCTTCAATTCCGTTCTCAGCTTCGGCAACAACCTCATATTCCTCATCGGCGAATTTCTTTCCCTGAAAGATGTCCCCAATCATGTTTCGCATGAACATCGCATCATCGACGATCATCACCTTTATTGCCATCACTCATCCCCTTTCGCCAATGCCTTGTCGATCCAGGCACACAATTTATCCGGGTTGATCAACGATATGAGTTTGTCTCCACTCCGAAATACCCCCTCCACAATATGGACCTTTCCGTACGCTGAATCCTGGGCCACCGCGACCTCCTCGAGGACAGAATACCTGACCATCCCAAACGCATTATCCACCCTGAGGGCTATCCCTCCGCGCTCAGGGATCAGCCGGATCAGGAATCGTCCATCGCCGCTCTTGTGGACGTTCATTACAACGTCCAGGTTTATAACCGAGGCCAGGATGCCGTGGACATTTATTACCCCCCCGAGGAACGGGGGTGTAAGGGGGAGAACGGAGATTTCCTCCATTTCATGTATCTCCCCGATGTCCTCAAGCGGGAGCGCCATATATTCGTGGCCCACCTTGAAGAGGATTGCGCCACGCTCATCTTCAATCCTGGGGCTTT
This genomic stretch from bacterium BMS3Abin14 harbors:
- the purE_2 gene encoding N5-carboxyaminoimidazole ribonucleotide mutase, whose product is MSRKELLELLKKVSSGDMAPDSALDALVDFPSACLGYATIDTQRQVRRGIPETVYGEGKTPDQIGGIVEKMVESGSPVLVTRISGEAAEKVLARWPDAVHDAMSRTLICGSLPGQDSSPIMVIAAGTSDLPVAEEAARTVSFLGRGVIRAYDVGVSGLHRLASFRKEMEEAGVIVAVAGMEGALPSVVAGLVSVPVIGVPTSIGYGASFGGITPLLTMLSSCACGLTVVNIDNGYGAAVAAHFILGAGDSR
- the folD gene encoding bifunctional protein FolD protein — its product is MAKARIINGKEIAARVLAEVKVEADRFTASAGRPPGLAVVLVGENPASAVYVRMKVKDCGICCIRSFSHRLPEHAATGEVLDLIDSLNGDSQVDGLLVQLPLPDGMDTNSVLDRIDPAKDVDGFHPVNVGRMVRGDSAVLKSCTPAGVMRMLDEAGVDPAGKRAVVIGRSDIVGKPMALLLLHRHATVTMCHSRTPDLDEIARKADILVAAVGRPLMVKKDWIREGAAVIDVGMNQVLRENAPEILMKDPGRVRDFEKKGYTLVGDVSPDAVEAAGWYTPVPGGVGPMTRAMLMANTVQAAGWRLGRGY
- the cheD_2 gene encoding chemoreceptor glutamine deamidase CheD, with protein sequence MEAVNEKKLPRPGRVRVMVSFAVGVSEYAIKRDPARIITYGLGSCLAIALYSKNNRIGSMAHVMLPVAFDRVDPLKPGKYADTAVSAMLRGMKEKGIRSQDLVAKLAGGAEMFPGSITRRIGARNALSARKTLRFYGIKILSEDIGGDYGRSVEFFLDSGDLQVRTLKGAVIKI
- the cheC gene encoding cheY-P phosphatase CheC, producing the protein MSDNIDSLSSLTRREISTIREICSIAVAQAAGTLSKLMDIGVTLSVPDLHVLPPEEMSSLFGEMNVSAVGVLIPFRGDIQGNMLLLFPDDGAGELNRILFPQGGVENRELVDSAFREIGNILSGVFLTILSRLSGQIILNLPPIIARDMAGALLDAILADIGSTSDRIIALSSSMEDSSENPLVKVVIIPDPGGLDLFLKAGKRLVKLDRSSHGSGE
- the cheA_1 gene encoding chemotaxis protein CheA is translated as MDMSKYKDLFISEAREHIQGINDCILVLEKDVENTESINELFRHAHSVKGMSASMGYSAIAGLSHRLEDMMDIFRQGSARISPPVVDILFQGIDFLDGMVKAVEDDSSADDLDTTGYLNDIQKIIDARLPEESDKGPEKLSEPVPAAEGTSSAEPAPQAMEEELTIVFRISDTSPVPAVRAYLAIKRLGKLGEIVSVSPSLDEIKAGGYSGEVSMVVTGTDRPAVEKLLKNSTEMGEFTASSLKSGKKPKPAPAVTESVPPKTRYSAPAPAASKSVRINTQLLDTFINLVGELIVTKSRLRELSKESGSTMTDQVLTRLDHLVGTLHGEVMKVRMDPMESVTKRLPRVVRDLGRKEGKEISLVIEGAQIELDRAILEELGDPLVHILRNAVDHGIEDAGERERAGKPKVGNITISISRERDMVYVNIVDDGRGMNLKKISAKAIQKGIISEEQARVMSEEDAIMLICRPGFSTADKVTDVSGRGVGMDVVQAVVESLGGTLAIESNSGTGSRFTLKLPLTVAIVKMLLIQAREHIFAIPITRVVRTTRVAGEDVKESQGRFYITLDEDLVPLHFLRKMLSLPGPPDDNGLLTVVVVEVTNRMVGIAVDGVSGQADIVVKPLCYPLERLVGYSGMTVLGSGKIVPVLDLGNLL
- the cheY_1 gene encoding chemotaxis protein CheY produces the protein MAIKVMIVDDAMFMRNMIGDIFQGKKFADEEYEVVAEAENGIEAVEKYKEFRPDVVTMDIVMPEMTGIEALKEIIKIDEDARIIMCSALGQDSLVMEALDSGAKDFIVKPFQPEKVLDVVVRILTEAREFPS
- a CDS encoding cheW-like domain protein — translated: MTSAEDAVQEANGAESPRIEDERGAILFKVGHEYMALPLEDIGEIHEMEEISVLPLTPPFLGGVINVHGILASVINLDVVMNVHKSGDGRFLIRLIPERGGIALRVDNAFGMVRYSVLEEVAVAQDSAYGKVHIVEGVFRSGDKLISLINPDKLCAWIDKALAKGDE